A window of the Lolium perenne isolate Kyuss_39 chromosome 7, Kyuss_2.0, whole genome shotgun sequence genome harbors these coding sequences:
- the LOC127317383 gene encoding 16.0 kDa heat shock protein, peroxisomal-like, translating to MADLFLGSPFRRLLYARPYASATAAMDWVETPTSHIIKINVPGLGKDDVKVQVEDGNVLTVRAAAMENGKEENEETVWHVAERGKPEFAREVALPEHVKVEQIRAGVENGVLTVVVPKEPAPARPRTRPIAVSSKL from the coding sequence ATGGCAGACCTCTTCCTCGGCAGCCCCTTCCGGCGCCTCCTCTACGCCCGCCCGTACGCCTCGGCCACGGCCGCCATGGACTGGGTGGAGACCCCGACCTCCCACATCATCAAGATCAACGTCCCGGGGTTGGGCAAGGACGATGTCAAGGTGCAGGTGGAGGACGGCAACGTGCTGACAGTCAGGGCCGCGGCGATGGAAAATGGAAAGGAGGAAAACGAAGAGACCGTGTGGCACGTGGCGGAGCGCGGGAAGCCGGAGTTCGCGCGGGAGGTGGCTCTGCCGGAGCACGTGAAGGTGGAGCAGATCAGGGCCGGCGTGGAGAACGGCGTGCTCACCGTCGTCGTGCCCAAGGAGCCCGCGCCCGCCCGCCCCAGGACCAGGCCCATCGCCGTCTCCAGCAAGCTCTGA